In Oxyura jamaicensis isolate SHBP4307 breed ruddy duck chromosome 33, BPBGC_Ojam_1.0, whole genome shotgun sequence, the following are encoded in one genomic region:
- the ASIC1 gene encoding acid-sensing ion channel 1 isoform X1, translated as MMDLKVDEEEVDSGQPVSIQAFASSSTLHGLSHIFSYERLSLKRVVWALCFLGSLALLALVCTNRIQYYFLYPHVTKLDEVAATRLTFPAVTFCNLNEFRFSRVTKNDLYHAGELLALLNNRYEIPDTQTADEKQLEILQDKANFRNFKPKPFNMLEFYDRAGHDIREMLLSCFFRGEQCTPEDFKVVFTRYGKCYTFNAGQDGKPRLITMKGGTGNGLEIMLDIQQDEYLPVWGETDETSFEAGIKVQIHSQDEPPLIDQLGFGVAPGFQTFVSCQEQRVGAGGARMLPPTLWARPGSLSLLPGLLFSLLASPLSQLIYLPPPWGDCKAVAGDSEFYDTYSITACRIDCETRYLVENCNCRMVHMPGDAPYCTPEQYKECADPALDFLVEKDNEYCVCEMPCNVTRYGKELSMVKIPSKASAKYLAKKYNKSEQYIGENILVLDIFFEALNYETIEQKKAYEVAGLLGDIGGQMGLFIGASILTVLELFDYAYEVIKHRLCRRGKCRKNHKRNNTDKGVALSMDDVKRHNPCESIRGHPAGMTYAANILPHHPARGTFEDFTC; from the exons ATGATGGACCTGAAAGTGGACGAGGAAGAGGTGGACAGCGGGCAGCCGGTGAGCATCCAGGCCTTCGCCAGCAGCTCCACCCTCCACGGGCTCTCGCACATCTTCTCGTACGAGCGGCTGTCACTGAAGCGCGTGGTCTGGGCGCTGTGCTTCCTGGGCTCGCTGGCGCTTCTCGCCCTCGTCTGCACCAACCGCATCCAGTACTACTTCCTCTACCCGCACGTCACCAAGCTGGACGAGGTGGCCGCCACCAGGCTCACCTTCCCCGCCGTCACCTTCTGCAACCTCAACGAGTTTCGCTTCAGCCGGGTGACCAAGAACGACCTGTACCATGCCGGCGAGCTCCTCGCCCTGCTCAATAAcag ATACGAGATCCCGGACACCCAGACGGCCGACGAGAAGCAGCTGGAAATCCTGCAGGACAAGGCGAACTTCCGAAACTTCAAGCCCAAACCTTTCAACATGCTGGAGTTTTATGACCGGGCTGGCCACGACATCCGGGAGATGTTGCTGTCCTGCTTCTTCCGCGGGGAGCAGTGCACCCCCGAAGACTTCAAAGTG GTCTTCACGCGCTACGGGAAGTGCTACACCTTCAACGCGGGGCAGGACGGGAAGCCCCGGCTCATCACCATGAAGGGGGGCACCGGCAACGGCCTGGAGATCATGCTGGACATTCAGCAGGATGAGTACCTGCCGGTGTGGGGGGAAACAG ACGAGACCTCGTTCGAAGCCGGGATCAAGGTGCAGATCCACAGCCAGGACGAGCCCCCGCTGATCGACCAGCTGGGCTTCGGGGTGGCACCCGGCTTCCAGACCTTCGTGTCCTGCCAGGAGCAGCGGgtaggggctgggggtgccagGATGCTTCCTCCCACCCTCTGGGCTAGACCTGGGTCGCTGAGCCTCCTCCC TGGGCTTCTCTTCTCACTCCTGGCttctcccctgtcccagctcatctacctgccacctccctggggcGACTGCAAGGCCGTGGCAGGCGACTCGGAGTTTTACGACACCTACAGCATCACCGCCTGCCGCATCGACTGCGAGACCCGCTACCTGGTGGAGAACTGCAACTGCCGCATGGTGCACATGCCGG gcGATGCCCCTTACTGCACCCCGGAGCAGTACAAGGAGTGCGCAGACCCGGCCTTAG aTTTCCTGGTGGAGAAGGACAATGAGTACTGCGTCTGCGAGATGCCCTGCAACGTGACCCGCTATGGCAAAGAGCTCTCCATGGTGAAAATCCCCAGCAAGGCCTCTGCCAAGTACCTGGCCAAGAAGTACAACAAGTCGGAGCAGTACATCGG GGAGAACATCCTGGTGCTGGACATCTTCTTCGAAGCCTTGAACTATGAGACGATCGAGCAGAAGAAGGCGTACGAGGTGGCCGGCCTGCTGG gtGACATTGGAGGGCAGATGGGGCTCTTCATCGGGGCCAGCATCCTCACTGTGCTGGAGCTGTTTGACTACGCCTATGAG GTGATAAAGCACCGGCTGTGCCGGCGGGGCAAGTGCCGCAAGAACCACAAGAGGAACAACACGGACAAGGGCGTCGCGCTGAGCATGGACGACGTGAAACGCCAC AATCCCTGTGAAAGCATACGGGGCCACCCGGCAGGCATGACGTACGCAGCAAATATCCTACCTCATCACCCGGCCCGGGGCACTTTTGAGGACTTCACCTGCTAA
- the ASIC1 gene encoding acid-sensing ion channel 1 isoform X2, producing MMDLKVDEEEVDSGQPVSIQAFASSSTLHGLSHIFSYERLSLKRVVWALCFLGSLALLALVCTNRIQYYFLYPHVTKLDEVAATRLTFPAVTFCNLNEFRFSRVTKNDLYHAGELLALLNNRYEIPDTQTADEKQLEILQDKANFRNFKPKPFNMLEFYDRAGHDIREMLLSCFFRGEQCTPEDFKVVFTRYGKCYTFNAGQDGKPRLITMKGGTGNGLEIMLDIQQDEYLPVWGETDETSFEAGIKVQIHSQDEPPLIDQLGFGVAPGFQTFVSCQEQRLIYLPPPWGDCKAVAGDSEFYDTYSITACRIDCETRYLVENCNCRMVHMPGDAPYCTPEQYKECADPALDFLVEKDNEYCVCEMPCNVTRYGKELSMVKIPSKASAKYLAKKYNKSEQYIGENILVLDIFFEALNYETIEQKKAYEVAGLLGDIGGQMGLFIGASILTVLELFDYAYEVIKHRLCRRGKCRKNHKRNNTDKGVALSMDDVKRHNPCESIRGHPAGMTYAANILPHHPARGTFEDFTC from the exons ATGATGGACCTGAAAGTGGACGAGGAAGAGGTGGACAGCGGGCAGCCGGTGAGCATCCAGGCCTTCGCCAGCAGCTCCACCCTCCACGGGCTCTCGCACATCTTCTCGTACGAGCGGCTGTCACTGAAGCGCGTGGTCTGGGCGCTGTGCTTCCTGGGCTCGCTGGCGCTTCTCGCCCTCGTCTGCACCAACCGCATCCAGTACTACTTCCTCTACCCGCACGTCACCAAGCTGGACGAGGTGGCCGCCACCAGGCTCACCTTCCCCGCCGTCACCTTCTGCAACCTCAACGAGTTTCGCTTCAGCCGGGTGACCAAGAACGACCTGTACCATGCCGGCGAGCTCCTCGCCCTGCTCAATAAcag ATACGAGATCCCGGACACCCAGACGGCCGACGAGAAGCAGCTGGAAATCCTGCAGGACAAGGCGAACTTCCGAAACTTCAAGCCCAAACCTTTCAACATGCTGGAGTTTTATGACCGGGCTGGCCACGACATCCGGGAGATGTTGCTGTCCTGCTTCTTCCGCGGGGAGCAGTGCACCCCCGAAGACTTCAAAGTG GTCTTCACGCGCTACGGGAAGTGCTACACCTTCAACGCGGGGCAGGACGGGAAGCCCCGGCTCATCACCATGAAGGGGGGCACCGGCAACGGCCTGGAGATCATGCTGGACATTCAGCAGGATGAGTACCTGCCGGTGTGGGGGGAAACAG ACGAGACCTCGTTCGAAGCCGGGATCAAGGTGCAGATCCACAGCCAGGACGAGCCCCCGCTGATCGACCAGCTGGGCTTCGGGGTGGCACCCGGCTTCCAGACCTTCGTGTCCTGCCAGGAGCAGCGG ctcatctacctgccacctccctggggcGACTGCAAGGCCGTGGCAGGCGACTCGGAGTTTTACGACACCTACAGCATCACCGCCTGCCGCATCGACTGCGAGACCCGCTACCTGGTGGAGAACTGCAACTGCCGCATGGTGCACATGCCGG gcGATGCCCCTTACTGCACCCCGGAGCAGTACAAGGAGTGCGCAGACCCGGCCTTAG aTTTCCTGGTGGAGAAGGACAATGAGTACTGCGTCTGCGAGATGCCCTGCAACGTGACCCGCTATGGCAAAGAGCTCTCCATGGTGAAAATCCCCAGCAAGGCCTCTGCCAAGTACCTGGCCAAGAAGTACAACAAGTCGGAGCAGTACATCGG GGAGAACATCCTGGTGCTGGACATCTTCTTCGAAGCCTTGAACTATGAGACGATCGAGCAGAAGAAGGCGTACGAGGTGGCCGGCCTGCTGG gtGACATTGGAGGGCAGATGGGGCTCTTCATCGGGGCCAGCATCCTCACTGTGCTGGAGCTGTTTGACTACGCCTATGAG GTGATAAAGCACCGGCTGTGCCGGCGGGGCAAGTGCCGCAAGAACCACAAGAGGAACAACACGGACAAGGGCGTCGCGCTGAGCATGGACGACGTGAAACGCCAC AATCCCTGTGAAAGCATACGGGGCCACCCGGCAGGCATGACGTACGCAGCAAATATCCTACCTCATCACCCGGCCCGGGGCACTTTTGAGGACTTCACCTGCTAA